The Vicia villosa cultivar HV-30 ecotype Madison, WI unplaced genomic scaffold, Vvil1.0 ctg.000137F_1_1_3, whole genome shotgun sequence genome has a window encoding:
- the LOC131624559 gene encoding MDIS1-interacting receptor like kinase 2-like — MLEFIKCVPLCLLFSVYFCALITDPSSMTLSPSLQSREASALLKWKESLDSQSQTSLSSWSGNNSCNWLGGSCNEDSMSVSIVNLTNMRLKGTLQSFNFSSLPNIVTFDLRGNLLDGIIPPTIGKLLEINNLLLNDNNLSGSIPKEIGMMRSIIYIDLSNNNLTGKIPDAIGNLSHLGYLGFAVNHLSGTIPIEMCILGNLETFNVYDNNLSGKIPAAIGNLSHLRYLGFGGNHLSGTIPIEMNILGNLETFSVFDNNFTGQFPQNICVGANLKNIGAYNNHFIGRVLRSLKNCSSLIRLRLENNHFEENITDFFGVNPNLKFMGLDDNNFYGHLSSNLGKFHNLTDLHISQNHISGCIPSELSKATNLYSIDLSSNQLTGNIPKDLGNLTKLGRLFLRNNHLSGNVHVKIASLKELEILDVAANNLSGFITKELVSLSKLFNLSLSHNKFIGNIPDEFGEFQSLQSLDLSRNILNGTIPPMLGKMKFLETLNISHNNFSGFIPSSFDQMVSLTFVDISYNQLKGPLPNMRAFNNATIEVLRNNTDLCGNVFGLKPCSGYPNHKTKNLILLIVLPLAPGTLMLAFVCFKFSKYLCRMRTTRDNQDGGIIVAPNNVFTIWSFDGKMVYENIIEATEEFHDKYLIGVGTHGSVYKAELHTGQIVAVKKIHLATNRENSNIRCFTSGIQALTEIRHRNIVKLYGFCSHSHVPFLVYEFMEKGSLEKILKDDEQAIEFDWNKRVNVIKDVANALCYMHHDCFPPIVHRDISSKNILMDLEYVARVSDFGTAKLLNPNSANWTSFVGTFGYSAPELAYTMEVNEKCDVYSFGVLALEILHGKQPGDIISNSIQWNNMAGSKLDTMSLMDMLDQRLPRPMNTKAKQLLSVTKTLLSCLDESPRSRPTMEQVSMEISIS; from the exons CCAAACTTCGTTGTCTTCATGGAGTGGCAATAATTCATGCAACTGGCTTGGAGGTTCGTGCAATGAAGATTCCATGTCTGTCTCAATAGTAAATCTCACAAATATGAGACTGAAAGGTACGCTTCAAAGTTTTAACTTCTCATCACTTCCAAATATTGTCACTTTTGATCTTCGTGGCAACTTGTTGGATGGAATTATCCCACCTACAATTGGAAAATTATTAGAGATAAACAATCTACTTCTTAATGACAATAATCTTTCTGGTTCTATTCCTAAAGAAATTGGAATGATGAGATCTATTATATACATAGATTTGTCAAATAATAATCTAACTGGTAAAATTCCAGATGCAATTGGAAACTTAAGCCATTTAGGATATCTTGGCTTTGCCGTAAACCATCTCAGTGGGACAATTCCTATTGAAATGTGTATACTTGGTAATTTGGAAACATTCAATGTATATGATAATAATCTATCTGGTAAAATTCCAGCTGCAATTGGAAACTTAAGCCATTTACGATATCTTGGCTTTGGGGGAAACCATCTCAGTGGGACAATTCCGATTGAAATGAATATACTTGGTAATTTGGAAACATTCAGTGTATTTGATAATAATTTTACAGGTCAGTTTCCTCAGAACATTTGCGTTGGTGCAAACCTGAAAAATATTGGTGCTTACAATAACCATTTCATAGGCCGAGTTCTAAGGAGTTTGAAGAATTGTTCAAGCCTTATTAGACTTAGGCTTGAAAATAACCATTTTGAGGAAAACATAACTGATTTTTTTGGTGTAAACCCAAATTTGAAGTTCATGGGATTGGATGACAATAATTTTTATGGCCATCTTTCATCTAACTTGGGAAAGTTTCATAACTTGACAGATCTTCACATTTCCCAAAATCATATCTCCGGTTGTATACCATCCGAACTCAGTAAAGCAACCAACTTATATTCAATTGACTTATCTTCAAACCAACTTACAGGAAATATTCCAAAGGATTTAGGCAACTTGACCAAATTGGGAAGACTCTTTTTACGCAACAACCATCTTTCTGGTAATGTTCATGTGAAAATAGCATCGTTAAAGGAACTTGAAATCTTAGATGTTGCAGCAAATAATCTAAGCGGTTTCATCACAAAAGAACTTGTCAGTTTATCTAAATTATTCAACTTAAGTTTGAGCCACAACAAATTCATTGGAAATATTCCTGATGAGTTTGGTGAGTTTCAATCACTTCAAAGTCTTGATCTGAGTAGAAATATTTTGAATGGAACCATACCACCAATGCTTGGAAAAATGAAATTCTTAGAAACATTGAATATTTCACATAATAATTTTTCTGGATTTATCCCTTCTTCCTTTGATCAGATGGTTAGCTTGACATTTGTTGATATATCTTATAACCAATTGAAAGGTCCACTTCCAAATATGCGAGCATTCAAtaatgcaacaattgaagtgttGAGAAATAATACAGACTTGTGTGGTAATGTTTTTGGCTTGAAGCCTTGCAGTGGATATCCTAATCATAAGACTAAGAATCTGATCTTATTGATAGTTTTACCTCTAGCACCAGGAACTCTAATGCTAGCATTCGTTTGTTTCAAGTTCTCAAAATATTTATGTCGAATGCGAACCACAAGAGACAACCAGGATGGTGGAATTATCGTTGCTCCGAATAATGTATTCACAATATGGAGTTTTGATGGTAAAATGGTGTATGAGAACATTATTGAAGCAACAGAAGAGTTTCATGACAAATATCTCATTGGAGTAGGAACACATGGAAGTGTCTACAAAGCTGAGTTGCACACAGGTCAAATTGTTGCTGTTAAGAAAATTCATTTAGCAACAAATCGAGAAAATTCTAATATAAGATGTTTCACAAGTGGGATTCAAGCTCTGACAGAAATTCGACATCGTAACATTGTGAAGCTATATGGATTTTGTTCACATTCACACGTGCCGTTTTTGGTCTACGAGTTCATGGAGAAAGGTAgtttggaaaagattttgaaagatGATGAACAAGCAATTGAATTTGATTGGAATAAGAGGGTGAATGTCATTAAAGATGTAGCAAATGCTTTATGCTATATGCACCATGATTGCTTCCCTCCGATTGTTCACCGTGATATATCAAGCAAGAATATACTTATGGATTTAGAATATGTGGCTCGTGTGTCTGACTTTGGAACAGCTAAGCTTCTTAATCCTAATTCAGCCAATTGGACCTCATTTGTAGGCACATTTGGATATTCTGCTCCAG AACTTGCATACACAATGGAAGTGAATGAGAAATGTGATGTGTACAGTTTTGGAGTATTAGCATTGGAAATACTTCATGGAAAACAACCTGGAGACATTATATCTAATAGTATACAATGGAACAATATGGCGGGATCAAAACTTGATACTATGTCATTGATGGATATGTTGGACCAACGTCTCCCTCGTCCAATGAATACTAAAGCTAAGCAGTTACTATCCGTTACAAAGACGCTACTTTCTTGCTTGGATGAAAGTCCACGATCTCGTCCAACCATGGAGCAGGTTTCCATGGAGATTTCAATATCATAA